The Apium graveolens cultivar Ventura chromosome 6, ASM990537v1, whole genome shotgun sequence genome contains a region encoding:
- the LOC141666793 gene encoding large ribosomal subunit protein P2w-like: MKIVAAYLLAVLGGNTCPTNDDISNILASVGADADDDRIELLLSEVKGKDITELIASGREKLASVPSGGAVAAAAPGAGAGGAAPAAESKKEEKVEEKEESDDDMGFSLFD; encoded by the exons ATGAAGATTGTAGCTGCATACTTGTTAGCTGTGTTGGGTGGTAACACTTGCCCAACTAACGATGATATCAGCAATATTCTTGCTTCAG TTGGAGCAGACGCTGATGATGATAGGATTGAACTTCTACTGTCTGAGGTCAAGGGAAAGGATATCACCGAGTTGATTGCATCTGGAAGAGAGAAGTTGGCTTCAGTTCCTTCAGGTGGTGCTGTGGCTGCAGCCGCCCCTGGTGCTGGTGCTGGTGGCGCTGCACCCGCTGCTGAGTCAAAGAAAGAGGAGAAAGTAGAAGAGAAAGAAGAGTCAGATGAT GATATGGGTTTTAGTCTCTTCGATTAA